ATCTTTGCCAAAAGCTCCTCAGCCGCAGAGATTATAGCCTCTTCTGTATTGATTGCTACAGTCGTCGCTCCTCTCACCCCTCTGATCATGATATATCTCCTTTCAAATAACAATTAATCTTTTCCAATAGTAAGGAATCCGATATTTTCTTGAGAACAGGTTCTCCTACCTGCTCCAGCAAGACAAATCGCACAGATTCTCCGATTGACTTTTTATCCTGTTTCATTCTGCTAATTAAAGCATCAACAGCCAATTGGCTAGGAATCTTCGTTTGATAGCCTAAGCTCTCAACCCATGAAATAAATTTATCCAAATCAAATGACAAATTCAACAGTTCCTGGCTAACCTTTAAAGCGAAAATCATACCGATCATAACCGATTCCCCATGCGTGAAATTTCCGTATCCCATTTCCGCTTCGATCGCATGGCCTAATGTATGACCAAAATTTAAATAAGCCCGAATGCCTGCTTCCTTTTCGTCGCGGCTTACAAATTCATTTTTAATCCGGATGCCTTTCTGGAGAAATTCTGACAACTGGTCAAAAGTAAGTTCATCCAGATGATGGATATTTGTATATAGCCATTCATAAAAATCAGCATCAAAGATTAGAGCATGCTTAATCACTTCTGCAAATCCAGAACGGATTTCCTGCTTCGAAAGTGTTTTCAGCCAGTTTAAATCATAAAATACTGCTTCCGGTTGATGGAATGCTCCGATCATATTTTTTCCAAGAGGATGATTAATGGCAACTTTCCCTCCCACAGCACTATCATGGGCTAAAATAGTTGTCGGGATTTGAATAAACGAAATACCGCGCATATATGAAGCCGCCACAAAGCCCGATAAATCGCCAACTGCCCCACCGCCAAATGACAAAATAACAGAATGCCTATCAAGACGGTTCTCTAATGCTGCCGAACATGCATTATAATATACCTCGAACGTCTTGGCTTTTTCACCACCTGGGGCTGTAAAAACAGCAGGATTCCAGGGTTTTAAAGCAGTTAGCAACTCTCCAAGGTGAAGAGCAGCAACTGTTTCATCAGTGATCACCAAAATTTTCGTTAAATTAGGAAGTCGATTCGTTAAAAAGGCAGGGATTTCTTTCGTTACGCCTTCCCCGAGAAAAACATTATAGTTTTTAGACTCTGTTTCGATATGAATCGTTTCCATTAAAATTCCCTCGCATATTCGCGCTGCCTTCTAATTTCTTCAGCAAACGTTTCAAAGCGGTCACTGTAAAATTGATCCACCAATGCACTTGCAAGCTCCCAAGCGACAACATTCTCTGCAACAACCGCTGCTGCTGGGACGGCACAGCTGTCTGACCGCTCAATACTTGCTGCAAAAGGCTCTTTAGTCTCAATATCCACGCTCATTAATGGCTTGTAAAGGGTAGGGATCGGTTTCATGACTCCACGGACGATAATCGGCATTCCTGTGGTCATTCCGCCTTCAAATCCGCCCAGGCGATTCGTTTTCCTGTAAAAACCCTGTTCATCACTCCAGAGAATCTCATCATGGACTTCACTGCCTGGAATTCTTGCTGCATCAAATCCGATTCCGAATTCGACTCCTTTAAAGGCATTGATACTTACAATGGCTGCAGCCAATTTCGCATCTAATTTGCGGTCATAATGTACATAACTGCCTACTCCTACAGGCATTCCTGTTACCATTACTTCCACTATTCCACCAATGGAATCTCCATTTTTCTTCGCATCGTCAATGGCGTTCATCATTTCCTTCTCTGCAGCAGAATCTACGGTACGGACCGGTGAATTCTCACTGCGTTCCTTGATGGCTTCTAAAGTAAGAGATGGATCTGACTTTGCTTTTATTCCTGCAATATCAACCACATATCCGACAATATCAATTCCAACTAATGATAAAAGTTTCTTTGCAACGGCGCCAGCAGCTACACGGACTGTCGTTTCCCGAGCAGAAGAACGTTCAAGCACATTTCTCATATCTCGGTGGCCGTATTTCAACGCACCATTAAGGTCCGCATGCCCAGGACGCGCCCTTGTTACTTTTCTTTTAATCTCTTCTTCTTCGCCTTCTTCAAGGGTTTCCGCGCCCATAATTTTTGTCCAATGTTTCCAATCATTATTTTCTACCACAAGGGCAACAGGTGAACCAAGAGTGTAACCGTGACGAACTCCTGATGTAATTTCCACTGTATCTTTTTCTATTTGCATTCTTCTTCCACGACCATAACCTTGTTGCCTTCTTGAAAGCTCCACATTAATTTCCTCCGCTGCCAGCGGCATTCCTGCTGGTAAGCCTTCTAAAATGGTTGTTAATATCGGTCCGTGTGATTCTCCTGCTGTCAAGTACCTTAAAACCATTCTCTTTCCCCCTTCAACTCATTAAAGAATTATGTATCAATATAACATATCATGCTCATTTAGCCTAGTAGGACAATTCAGAAAAGAATAAATTATTTTTTTGAAATCGTATACAAAAAAGCACTTGTTTAATTACAAGTGCTTTTGATCAAAAATTAATAAATCCAACCATTCATTAATTTGGAGTAATCTACCAATTCCGTATTTTTAAAGAATAAGTTAATTTCACGTTCTGCACTGGCTGGAGAGTCGGAGCCATGAATAACATTTTTACCTACTGTCAAGCCAAAATCCCCGCGAATGGTTCCAGGTGCTGCATCTTTAGGATTGGTTGAACCCATCATTTGTCTTGCTGTTGCAATGACGTTCTCACCTTCCCATACCATTGCAAAAACTGGACCTGAAGTAATGAAATCAACTAATTCGCCGAAAAACGGGCGTTCTTTATGTTCACCGTAATGTTCCTGTGCCAGTTCTGTTGGGATGCTCATTAATTTTGCTCCAACCAATTGAAAGCCTTTTCTTTCGAAACGACCAACAATTTCACCAATTAAATTGCGTTGTACCCCATCCGGTTTAACCATTAAAAATGTTCTCTCCATGAATTCCACTCCTAATTCGATATGTATAATTATTGTCTTGTTGACAATCCACGAAAATGTTAACATTTTTTTGATTATTATGCAAGGCATTCCAATAGAGAGACTGGCACTTAAAATTTTCTTCTACCAATAAATTTGGCAATATCTCTTAATGACCTTTTTACTTTATTTTCAGGAAGCTCCTCCAGAACGGTAAGTGCTTTACTTAAATATCGATCGCTTAAAGAGATAGATTTTTCAATTGAACCTGATTTTTTAATAAGGGAAATAATATTAGCTATTTCAAACGGAGACATATGTTCATTAACTTTTTCGATTTCCTTTCGGATGCTCAGATTTTCCATCGCAAAAAGGGCAGGCGCAGTAATATTTCCTTGCAACAGGTCACTTCCAGCAGGCTTTCCCAGCTCTTTTTCAGTGGCTGTAAAATCTAAAATGTCATCAATAATTTGAAAGGACATACCCACATAATAGCCAAAGAGATATAATTTTTTATGAACAGCTTCTTCAACGCCGGCAGCAATGGCACCCAACTGACAGCTGGCAGCAATTAGTAAGGCTGTTTTTCTTTTAATTCTTCTAAGATAATCTCGCAGATTTTGATTGAAACGGTATTTGTCTTTTATTTGTTGTATTTCTCCGATAGCCACTTCAACAATTGTATTCGCCAAAATTTTATGGGCAGAAGGGCGCTTAATATTTGTCATCAATTCAAGCGCTAATGCAAAAACAAAATCACCCGTGTACATGGCAGTCTTGTTATCCCATTTGGCTTTCACAGTCGGCTGGCCTCTGCGAAGATCTGCATCATCAATTACATCATCATGAACGAGTGATGCCATATGTATAAGTTCCAATGCTACCGCTACATTCTTCATTACATTAATATCATAATGACCAAATTTACCAGCAAGCAAAACAAAAACAGGACGAATTCTTTTTCCTCCGGCTTGTAATGTATGCATTGAAGCTTGCTTCAAAAGAAGAGACTCTGATTGTAGTGTCTCTTCCAGATTTTTCTCTATAATGTTAATATCCGAATTCAAAAATGAATACATCATTTTTAATTTCATTTGTATTCACCCAGCTTTTCATCCCGTCTTTGTTCTAAATATCGTCCCATATAGGACATTACATATTTCTTTCTTTGTTTCCAATATGGACTGCCGCGGCACCGCCGCTATATGATTTATATTTAACATCACTAAAACCAGCTTGTTCAAATAAACGAGCCAATTCCTTCATACCCGGAAAATCACGAGCCGACTCTTGAAGCCAAGAATATTCATTAAAACTTTTTGCAAATAGTTTTCCGAATAATGGCATGATAAAGCGAAAATAAATGAAAAAAAGCTGTCGATAACCAATTAGGGTAGGCTGGGAAGTTTCGAGGCATACAGCAATTCCGCCAGGTTTTAACACACGGAACATTTCTTTCAACACTTGGAGATAATCCGGTACATTTCTTAATCCAAATCCAATTGTTACATAATCAAAACTATTATCGGGAAATGGGAGCTCCATGGCATTCCCCTGAATTAATTTCACCTGTTTAAGCCCTAACCTTTTAATTTTTTCCTCTCCAACTTTCAGCATGTTATTACTAAAATCCAGGCCGGTAACCTCACCAGTCGGCCCCGTTGCATCCGCTAAGGCAATCGTCCAATCAGCTGTACCACAGCATACATCAAGTGCTTTGGATCCGGGCTGGACGTTCATTCTTTTCATTGTATCCTTCCGCCATCTGATGTGCTGTTGAAAACTGATAACAGAGTTCATTTTATCATAGTTGTCTGATATCTTTTCAAATACATGATGAACCCGTTGTTCTTTCGATTGCTGCATGTTTTTACCCTTCTTCCACAAAAGTTTTGACAACTGGCTGGTATTGATCTAGCAGTGCAGAAATTCTGGTTGAAAGCAGATCATTTATAAACGATAAATTAAGAATTTCATTTTCAATTGCTTGTTTGGAATGTTCCAAATAGCGTTCGCATACCAATAATAGCTTTTGTTGTTCAGCTGAATAATCATTTATAGTAAATTCATGTTTTTGAAAAGTTACTTTTTTCAATGCATCAAATAAGACAGAGCTTTCACCCTTAATATACCTGCTTCTTTCCATTAGCAAACGTTTGAAAAAAAACAAATTCGACAAAATTTCGCTCCAGCGGTTCAAATTTAGATGTCCGGCAAGCTTAATCAGAATCGAGCTTTCAATTATCTTTACACTCTTCATAAGTTTCTCAATGGTTTCAGAGTTTTGGTGGTATACCATAATCTTATTTTCATTTATTTCTTTAACGCCGGCTGACAAAGCCTTTATCATTAATATATCTTCCGTTTCTGAAAGCAGCTTATAATACATGCCGCTGTAATAATCTCCTGCCAAAACGGTAAGCTGTCTTGTTTTACCATCTTCAGAAAATTTGTTGATATGTTCATGGGTATCAAGGGCAATTTGAATGAGCATGGTTGCCAAACAATATTTCTCCACCGTCTTAAATGGCAATTCCAGTTCATCCATCATAGAAATAAGGATAAGAAGCTTATCCTTATCAATAATTGGTGTTTCAATATATTTAAGCAAGTAAGCGTCAAAAACGCGTTTCTCAAGTTTCTCTTTTACACTTGTAAATTTCTGTGGAATGTTTTGCATTTTTATCACCCTTGCTTACCAAAGTAAACTTACTCTATGTATTTTTCAATTCCCAGCATAAAATATATGTTTCAGCTTTGTAAAAATCTCCATTTTTTCAAATAAGCCAGACACCATTATATCATAAAAGAGATTTCATTGGCGGGAATTCACAAAATAAATACACTTCCACTTTTTTTGAAGCAATAATTTTAGAAAGAACTGT
Above is a genomic segment from Neobacillus endophyticus containing:
- the aroB gene encoding 3-dehydroquinate synthase, coding for METIHIETESKNYNVFLGEGVTKEIPAFLTNRLPNLTKILVITDETVAALHLGELLTALKPWNPAVFTAPGGEKAKTFEVYYNACSAALENRLDRHSVILSFGGGAVGDLSGFVAASYMRGISFIQIPTTILAHDSAVGGKVAINHPLGKNMIGAFHQPEAVFYDLNWLKTLSKQEIRSGFAEVIKHALIFDADFYEWLYTNIHHLDELTFDQLSEFLQKGIRIKNEFVSRDEKEAGIRAYLNFGHTLGHAIEAEMGYGNFTHGESVMIGMIFALKVSQELLNLSFDLDKFISWVESLGYQTKIPSQLAVDALISRMKQDKKSIGESVRFVLLEQVGEPVLKKISDSLLLEKINCYLKGDIS
- the aroC gene encoding chorismate synthase gives rise to the protein MVLRYLTAGESHGPILTTILEGLPAGMPLAAEEINVELSRRQQGYGRGRRMQIEKDTVEITSGVRHGYTLGSPVALVVENNDWKHWTKIMGAETLEEGEEEEIKRKVTRARPGHADLNGALKYGHRDMRNVLERSSARETTVRVAAGAVAKKLLSLVGIDIVGYVVDIAGIKAKSDPSLTLEAIKERSENSPVRTVDSAAEKEMMNAIDDAKKNGDSIGGIVEVMVTGMPVGVGSYVHYDRKLDAKLAAAIVSINAFKGVEFGIGFDAARIPGSEVHDEILWSDEQGFYRKTNRLGGFEGGMTTGMPIIVRGVMKPIPTLYKPLMSVDIETKEPFAASIERSDSCAVPAAAVVAENVVAWELASALVDQFYSDRFETFAEEIRRQREYAREF
- the ndk gene encoding nucleoside-diphosphate kinase; this translates as MERTFLMVKPDGVQRNLIGEIVGRFERKGFQLVGAKLMSIPTELAQEHYGEHKERPFFGELVDFITSGPVFAMVWEGENVIATARQMMGSTNPKDAAPGTIRGDFGLTVGKNVIHGSDSPASAEREINLFFKNTELVDYSKLMNGWIY
- the hepT gene encoding heptaprenyl diphosphate synthase component II, whose amino-acid sequence is MKLKMMYSFLNSDINIIEKNLEETLQSESLLLKQASMHTLQAGGKRIRPVFVLLAGKFGHYDINVMKNVAVALELIHMASLVHDDVIDDADLRRGQPTVKAKWDNKTAMYTGDFVFALALELMTNIKRPSAHKILANTIVEVAIGEIQQIKDKYRFNQNLRDYLRRIKRKTALLIAASCQLGAIAAGVEEAVHKKLYLFGYYVGMSFQIIDDILDFTATEKELGKPAGSDLLQGNITAPALFAMENLSIRKEIEKVNEHMSPFEIANIISLIKKSGSIEKSISLSDRYLSKALTVLEELPENKVKRSLRDIAKFIGRRKF
- a CDS encoding demethylmenaquinone methyltransferase, whose product is MQQSKEQRVHHVFEKISDNYDKMNSVISFQQHIRWRKDTMKRMNVQPGSKALDVCCGTADWTIALADATGPTGEVTGLDFSNNMLKVGEEKIKRLGLKQVKLIQGNAMELPFPDNSFDYVTIGFGLRNVPDYLQVLKEMFRVLKPGGIAVCLETSQPTLIGYRQLFFIYFRFIMPLFGKLFAKSFNEYSWLQESARDFPGMKELARLFEQAGFSDVKYKSYSGGAAAVHIGNKERNM
- a CDS encoding heptaprenyl diphosphate synthase component 1: MQNIPQKFTSVKEKLEKRVFDAYLLKYIETPIIDKDKLLILISMMDELELPFKTVEKYCLATMLIQIALDTHEHINKFSEDGKTRQLTVLAGDYYSGMYYKLLSETEDILMIKALSAGVKEINENKIMVYHQNSETIEKLMKSVKIIESSILIKLAGHLNLNRWSEILSNLFFFKRLLMERSRYIKGESSVLFDALKKVTFQKHEFTINDYSAEQQKLLLVCERYLEHSKQAIENEILNLSFINDLLSTRISALLDQYQPVVKTFVEEG